The following are encoded in a window of Natronomonas gomsonensis genomic DNA:
- a CDS encoding TIR domain-containing protein produces the protein MPTRRVFISYEGSDRMKAKGFRLLRWNNNVDVSFHDRHLLDPVDSTNDDYIRSCIRDEMKGTSVTVVMVGENTKDSDWVDYEVERSLKEGNGLVAIKVDDDISDEDIPDKLKENGAEIVDWDPNEFDDAIERAASQRSKVGESTVRGRAGTGCGRS, from the coding sequence ATGCCGACCCGCCGCGTCTTCATCAGTTACGAAGGAAGCGACCGCATGAAAGCGAAAGGCTTCCGGCTGCTCCGCTGGAACAACAACGTCGATGTCTCCTTCCACGACCGACACCTCCTCGACCCTGTAGACAGCACAAACGACGACTACATTCGTAGCTGCATCCGGGACGAAATGAAAGGTACCTCGGTCACCGTCGTCATGGTCGGCGAGAACACGAAAGACAGCGACTGGGTCGATTACGAGGTTGAGCGCTCGCTCAAGGAAGGCAACGGCCTAGTCGCAATCAAGGTCGATGACGATATCTCCGACGAGGACATCCCTGATAAGTTGAAAGAAAACGGCGCTGAGATCGTCGACTGGGATCCAAACGAGTTCGACGACGCGATTGAGCGAGCGGCGAGCCAGCGGAGCAAGGTCGGCGAGTCTACGGTCCGCGGCCGGGCAGGAACCGGCTGTGGCCGTTCCTGA
- a CDS encoding DUF4231 domain-containing protein, with protein MVDNFDEFYEFYEGQFEWYDDKAVRNKWMHRLMKGAQIVLAAILPVAVSLFPVTSSTVWKNTIIIAAVLLIILEALESYLNYQKKWMNYRTTAEGLRREEQMFKTRTDEYEGVDDPEQVFVDRVLALTSQENRYWEITTRKAQEA; from the coding sequence ATGGTAGATAATTTCGACGAATTCTACGAGTTCTACGAAGGACAGTTCGAGTGGTATGACGACAAGGCGGTTCGTAACAAATGGATGCATCGGTTAATGAAGGGCGCACAGATCGTGCTGGCCGCCATCCTACCTGTCGCCGTGTCGCTGTTCCCTGTGACGAGCAGCACGGTCTGGAAGAACACAATCATCATCGCTGCGGTCCTGCTTATCATCTTGGAGGCACTCGAATCCTATCTCAACTATCAAAAGAAGTGGATGAACTACCGAACCACCGCCGAAGGCCTGCGGCGGGAAGAACAGATGTTCAAGACGCGGACGGATGAGTACGAGGGTGTAGACGATCCTGAGCAGGTGTTCGTCGATCGGGTGCTGGCGCTCACCAGCCAGGAAAACCGGTACTGGGAGATTACTACGCGAAAGGCACAAGAGGCCTAG
- a CDS encoding zinc-ribbon domain-containing protein, with translation MRYDSDAARDFMPPNDPWEEHNASEDAKSYLTLYYCEDDISKYPVREVTKVNDNKSDPNLETMSYGLCSTCTRDIRSGLVKNDRPYLFFCTNYHGDRHLAGYYHIGWHSLGWPLLTNYRDGSIQDDYRLVADEMHWVYPPISFETVAEETGFDGIQSGFRKKLVGPDRTADLLALLHDREDYSERYIEEIRRLERINKRYHEYRYPTWEREDSFDWESVENYVEMATTDEDDGNKEILEQKVDEFDVDLDLITSRGVSDWFCLLCEHEFENEAPLKLCPNCDNGGGVIPDRAINA, from the coding sequence ATGAGATATGATTCCGATGCTGCACGCGACTTCATGCCCCCCAACGATCCGTGGGAGGAGCATAATGCATCGGAGGACGCCAAGAGCTATCTGACGCTCTACTACTGCGAGGACGACATCAGCAAGTATCCGGTCCGAGAGGTCACCAAGGTCAACGACAACAAGAGCGATCCGAACCTCGAAACGATGAGTTACGGCCTCTGCTCTACCTGCACCCGGGACATCCGCTCCGGCCTGGTCAAGAACGACCGCCCCTATCTCTTCTTCTGCACCAACTACCACGGCGACCGCCACCTCGCCGGATACTACCACATCGGCTGGCACTCCTTGGGCTGGCCACTGCTCACCAACTACCGGGACGGTAGCATCCAGGATGATTATCGACTGGTGGCCGACGAGATGCACTGGGTCTATCCACCGATCAGTTTCGAGACCGTCGCCGAGGAGACAGGGTTCGACGGGATCCAGAGCGGGTTCCGGAAGAAGCTGGTCGGTCCCGACCGGACCGCCGACCTCCTCGCCCTCCTCCACGACCGCGAGGATTATTCTGAGCGGTATATCGAGGAGATCCGGCGGCTGGAACGGATCAACAAGCGGTACCACGAGTACCGGTACCCGACCTGGGAGCGGGAGGACAGTTTCGACTGGGAGTCCGTGGAGAACTACGTCGAGATGGCGACCACGGACGAGGATGACGGCAATAAGGAAATCCTAGAGCAGAAGGTCGACGAGTTCGACGTCGATCTCGATCTTATCACCTCTAGAGGCGTGTCCGACTGGTTCTGCCTGCTCTGCGAGCATGAGTTCGAGAACGAGGCCCCGCTGAAACTGTGCCCTAACTGTGATAATGGAGGCGGGGTTATTCCCGACCGAGCGATCAACGCATGA
- a CDS encoding nucleotide kinase domain-containing protein: MSQSLSKPDEIRDSLDQDTLDLFWRFITERQQVWYRRVVEGQQSPWTDDDILQEYRFTNVYRELDPGTQYVIQHILEVDASRQDKIFNVMLYRLIGRLETHDYLGFQSLDDFDAAEFEAQLKHRRDELDETVFTGAYMVSGYNHMGSSDKVENVAALFDELTADPNFFDQVLAADSLEDAYDLIRAQPGFGNFLSYQTLVDLLYPVDSYDGDSVLSFSPDDWSSPGPGAQKGLKQLVTEFNGFDRLAVMRWLRQHQQEEFDRLDLDFPFLETEEGDPLELSLANIQNCLCEFYKYHKILHSNGRARRCFRDSEARSGNELRSIYETAPHIRVPERSKI; the protein is encoded by the coding sequence ATGTCTCAATCCTTATCGAAGCCCGACGAGATCAGGGATAGTCTCGACCAAGATACGCTTGACCTGTTCTGGCGGTTCATCACCGAACGTCAGCAGGTGTGGTATCGTCGGGTGGTTGAGGGGCAGCAGTCGCCGTGGACGGACGACGATATTCTCCAAGAATACCGGTTCACGAACGTTTATCGCGAGCTCGATCCCGGGACGCAGTACGTCATCCAGCACATCCTCGAGGTCGATGCGTCCCGGCAGGACAAGATCTTCAATGTGATGCTGTACCGGTTGATCGGCCGGCTGGAGACGCACGACTATCTCGGGTTCCAGTCGCTCGACGACTTCGACGCGGCCGAGTTTGAGGCCCAGTTGAAACATCGGCGCGACGAGCTGGACGAGACAGTGTTCACCGGGGCGTACATGGTCAGCGGCTACAACCACATGGGGTCATCCGACAAAGTCGAGAACGTGGCTGCGCTCTTCGACGAGCTCACCGCGGACCCCAACTTCTTTGACCAGGTGCTCGCAGCCGATTCGCTGGAGGATGCCTACGACCTGATCCGGGCGCAACCTGGGTTCGGGAACTTTCTCTCCTATCAGACCCTTGTGGACCTCCTGTATCCCGTCGATTCCTACGACGGTGATAGCGTACTCTCGTTCTCACCTGACGACTGGTCGTCACCGGGACCGGGCGCGCAGAAGGGATTGAAGCAACTTGTCACCGAGTTCAACGGATTCGACCGGCTTGCCGTAATGCGGTGGCTACGCCAGCACCAGCAAGAGGAGTTCGACCGGCTTGATTTGGATTTTCCTTTCCTGGAAACGGAGGAGGGCGACCCGCTGGAACTGTCGCTGGCGAACATCCAGAACTGTCTCTGCGAGTTCTACAAGTACCACAAGATCCTGCACTCGAACGGCCGTGCCCGCCGATGCTTCCGGGACTCCGAGGCCCGGTCCGGAAACGAGCTGCGGAGCATCTACGAAACGGCACCACACATCCGGGTTCCGGAACGGAGCAAGATATAA